A portion of the Paenibacillus marchantiae genome contains these proteins:
- a CDS encoding ABC transporter permease has product MKNRMSTLFSLIKRDKYLLLMFSPIFLYYVIFMYVPMPGMLLAFRNFMPGQGMFSGEWVGLRWFDQFVNSIYFWRLLRNTFLLAFLPLLFGFSIPILFAVCIVEIKNQTFKRFAQTVTYLPHFISTVVVAGMIINFLSPTDGIVNTLIAKLGMEKVNFMMDAGWFRTIFTSSDIWQSFGFSSIIYIAAIMGIDPEMYDSGKIDGVNKFHELWHLTLPSIKPTIVILLLLSLGGIMSVGFEKVYLLYNGATYETADVLSTYVYRMGIEGQNYGFATAVGLFNSIITFVLVFAANTMTRRLTKMSLW; this is encoded by the coding sequence GTGAAAAATCGCATGTCCACGCTGTTCAGCCTGATCAAACGGGATAAGTATTTGCTGCTGATGTTCTCACCCATTTTTCTGTATTACGTCATCTTCATGTATGTTCCCATGCCGGGCATGCTGCTGGCCTTCCGCAATTTCATGCCGGGGCAGGGAATGTTCAGCGGGGAATGGGTGGGCCTGAGGTGGTTTGATCAGTTCGTGAATTCCATCTACTTCTGGAGGCTGCTGCGCAATACGTTTTTGCTCGCCTTCCTGCCGCTCCTGTTCGGCTTCTCCATCCCCATTCTGTTCGCCGTCTGTATTGTAGAAATCAAGAATCAGACGTTCAAGCGGTTCGCCCAGACCGTCACCTACCTTCCGCATTTCATCTCCACCGTCGTGGTCGCGGGCATGATTATTAACTTTCTGTCACCCACGGACGGGATCGTGAACACCCTGATTGCCAAGCTCGGTATGGAGAAAGTGAACTTCATGATGGACGCCGGATGGTTCCGAACGATATTCACCAGCTCCGATATCTGGCAGAGCTTTGGCTTCAGCTCCATTATCTACATTGCAGCCATTATGGGCATTGACCCCGAAATGTACGATTCCGGCAAAATTGACGGCGTCAACAAATTCCATGAGCTATGGCACCTGACACTTCCCAGTATCAAACCAACGATTGTCATCCTGCTGCTCCTGTCGCTTGGAGGCATTATGAGCGTAGGATTTGAGAAAGTATATCTGCTCTATAACGGTGCTACCTATGAGACCGCAGACGTGTTATCCACCTACGTATACCGAATGGGGATTGAAGGACAGAACTACGGATTTGCGACAGCCGTCGGCCTGTTCAACTCTATTATCACCTTTGTGCTTGTGTTCGCGGCTAATACGATGACCCGGCGTCTGACCAAGATGTCACTCTGGTAA
- a CDS encoding helix-turn-helix domain-containing protein yields MELNMMLNGLELWKASGGFTNEPHVHDDWYQVTLPVRGQCHLVQEQHAYPLQAGLGIIAHPRMEHFFEIGSDSAVIVIKFRKPPAGGLEDSGRQGEQTEFRTTQTFDPAEISRLFRGWNAILLDDAPEPLQIQETELAVETYLGRMLTGQPNGSNLTLATAGIGVAGSGGAGLVYGQLQNLYQQTSSHGGGAFIDPHLRRVLEYIHSDYTSPMDIESMAAVAHQSRYHFMRSFKALTGSTPYQYVLNLRVEEATRRLRHTTDSVTTISFGLGFSNVSQFYRAFQRLTGVTPMEYRNQM; encoded by the coding sequence ATGGAATTAAATATGATGCTGAATGGATTGGAATTGTGGAAGGCTTCTGGCGGATTCACCAATGAACCTCATGTGCATGATGACTGGTATCAGGTTACGTTGCCTGTAAGAGGGCAATGCCATCTGGTGCAGGAACAGCATGCTTATCCACTACAAGCAGGACTAGGGATTATTGCACATCCCCGGATGGAGCACTTTTTTGAGATTGGTTCGGATTCCGCGGTTATCGTTATCAAGTTTCGTAAGCCGCCAGCTGGCGGATTGGAGGATTCAGGAAGGCAAGGGGAGCAGACCGAATTTCGGACTACACAAACCTTCGATCCTGCTGAAATTAGCAGACTGTTTCGAGGCTGGAACGCCATTTTGCTGGACGATGCGCCTGAACCATTGCAGATACAGGAAACGGAGCTTGCAGTAGAGACATATCTTGGACGAATGCTGACTGGTCAACCGAATGGGAGTAACCTGACGCTGGCAACCGCAGGAATAGGTGTGGCGGGGAGTGGGGGGGCTGGTCTGGTTTACGGGCAGCTTCAAAATCTGTATCAGCAAACAAGCAGCCACGGTGGCGGCGCGTTCATTGACCCCCATCTGCGGCGCGTGCTGGAGTATATACACAGTGACTATACAAGTCCAATGGACATTGAATCGATGGCGGCGGTTGCGCACCAGAGCAGATATCATTTTATGCGTTCCTTCAAGGCACTGACAGGTTCAACGCCGTATCAGTACGTGCTGAATTTGCGTGTGGAGGAAGCCACCCGACGACTGCGCCATACAACAGATTCTGTGACCACCATCAGCTTTGGGCTGGGGTTCTCCAATGTCAGTCAGTTCTACAGGGCTTTTCAGCGCTTGACGGGTGTAACACCGATGGAGTATCGAAACCAGATGTAG
- a CDS encoding MFS transporter, producing MAQAAVSKMQINHSANWALAGVSFAHLLNDAMQTVVPSAFPLFQQTMQLSFAQMGWIAFTLNITASVLQPLVGYMSDRKPMPILLPGGMLFSLIGVLGFALSSELWMLLVSAALIGIGSSILHPESSRVAHLAAGRGRGMAQSIFQVGGNTGQALAPLLVAFILLPHGQLSFLWLMAFALIGIFIQSSVSRWYRDKLAENRSRQQQPVQANGIVQPAAPPVSRGFIAFTMGILILLLFSKFVYIAGMTGYYAFYYADAYNLPLSQAQICLFVLQFAGMVGTLLGGPLADRYGRKPMIWFSIAGTAPFSLLLPYAGPALSMVLCGIIGLILMSGFSVIIVYAQELLPRHIGTVSGLFFGLSFGMAGLGSVVLGSLIDVTSISFVIKLCSFLPLLGVCAVFLRRDRPRNA from the coding sequence GTGGCACAAGCCGCTGTAAGCAAAATGCAAATCAATCACTCCGCCAATTGGGCGCTTGCCGGAGTCAGCTTCGCCCATCTGCTGAATGATGCGATGCAGACCGTTGTTCCATCTGCTTTTCCGCTGTTCCAGCAGACCATGCAGCTCAGTTTCGCCCAGATGGGCTGGATTGCCTTCACATTGAATATTACCGCATCGGTTCTACAGCCGCTGGTCGGTTATATGTCTGATCGCAAGCCCATGCCGATCCTTCTGCCTGGCGGCATGTTGTTCTCCCTCATCGGTGTTCTCGGCTTTGCCTTGTCTTCCGAGCTATGGATGCTGCTTGTCTCCGCAGCATTGATCGGCATAGGCTCATCCATTCTGCATCCCGAATCCTCACGCGTTGCCCATCTGGCGGCAGGTCGAGGACGCGGAATGGCACAGTCCATCTTCCAGGTCGGTGGCAACACAGGTCAGGCTCTCGCCCCGTTGCTGGTTGCCTTTATCCTGCTCCCGCATGGACAGCTTAGTTTTCTGTGGCTAATGGCTTTTGCCCTAATCGGGATCTTTATCCAGTCTTCCGTTAGCCGTTGGTATAGAGACAAATTGGCGGAAAATCGCAGCCGTCAGCAACAGCCTGTACAGGCAAATGGCATTGTGCAGCCTGCTGCCCCACCTGTAAGTCGGGGATTTATCGCTTTTACAATGGGGATCCTCATCCTGCTGCTGTTTTCCAAATTCGTTTATATTGCCGGCATGACCGGATACTATGCCTTTTATTACGCCGATGCGTATAACCTGCCTCTTTCGCAGGCCCAGATCTGCCTGTTCGTTCTGCAATTTGCGGGTATGGTTGGAACCCTGCTCGGCGGCCCACTGGCTGACCGTTATGGACGTAAACCGATGATCTGGTTCTCCATCGCGGGTACTGCACCATTTTCACTGCTGCTGCCTTATGCGGGACCTGCTCTATCCATGGTATTATGCGGCATCATCGGTTTGATTCTGATGTCCGGCTTCAGTGTCATCATTGTCTACGCACAGGAGTTGCTGCCGCGTCATATTGGGACGGTATCGGGATTGTTCTTCGGCCTGTCGTTCGGCATGGCGGGACTCGGCTCGGTTGTGCTCGGTTCCCTGATTGATGTGACCAGCATTTCATTCGTCATCAAGCTATGTTCTTTTTTGCCGCTGCTCGGGGTGTGTGCTGTATTCCTGCGCCGGGATCGGCCAAGAAACGCCTAA
- a CDS encoding ABC transporter ATP-binding protein translates to MIIDVQHVTWKRGPITLLNDVSWRVNEGEHWALLGLNGSGKTTLLNMITGYLWPTEGTISVLGHRYGDVDLRELRKSIGWVSSSLQEKLYGTDRTQYVVISGKHATIGLYDKLSDEDLDQARELMHTLGCQHLWDREYRTCSQGEKQKLLIARALMANPRVLILDEPCNGLDLFSRERLLESISELTQKPDTPSLIYVTHHTEEILPVFSHSLLLRRGEIVNSGLTSELMNKDVLSNFFESPVDVDRHGERVYVRASDK, encoded by the coding sequence ATGATCATTGATGTACAGCATGTTACTTGGAAAAGGGGACCAATCACCCTGCTGAACGATGTCAGCTGGCGTGTAAACGAAGGCGAACATTGGGCATTGCTTGGCCTGAATGGTTCTGGTAAAACCACACTCCTGAACATGATCACCGGATATCTCTGGCCCACAGAAGGTACAATATCTGTGCTCGGACACCGTTACGGGGATGTGGATTTGCGTGAGCTGCGGAAGTCGATTGGCTGGGTCAGCTCCTCCCTTCAGGAGAAATTGTATGGCACCGACCGCACCCAGTATGTCGTGATTAGTGGCAAACACGCCACCATCGGACTGTACGATAAACTGTCCGACGAGGATCTGGATCAAGCACGAGAATTGATGCATACGCTCGGCTGTCAGCATCTGTGGGATCGCGAATACCGTACCTGCTCCCAGGGGGAGAAGCAGAAGCTGCTCATTGCCCGAGCCCTGATGGCTAACCCGCGTGTTCTCATTCTGGACGAACCTTGCAATGGGCTCGATCTGTTCTCTAGAGAGCGGCTACTTGAAAGTATCAGTGAGCTGACGCAGAAGCCGGATACCCCTTCGCTCATCTACGTGACTCATCATACGGAGGAAATATTGCCTGTGTTCAGTCACAGCCTGCTGCTCCGGCGGGGTGAGATCGTGAATAGCGGATTAACCAGTGAGTTGATGAACAAAGACGTACTGAGTAACTTTTTTGAATCACCTGTGGATGTGGACCGACATGGAGAACGTGTATATGTCAGAGCATCGGATAAATAA
- a CDS encoding class I SAM-dependent DNA methyltransferase, giving the protein MSERGSDFYEDGANFEKYMERRQWQENANDTLEKPVMLELVGDVGGLSILDLGCGDARFGAELLGPAHRGGSYTGIEGSVNMIQAANESIKGQNAQIEQAYIEDWSYPADTYDLVISRLAIHYIEDVDSLFRKVYHTLKENGTFVFSVEHPVITSTLQPSGVRTNWVVDQYFVEGFREQQWLGGTVKKMHRSIESYYMALQQAGFQVQHLRESAPQRQHFVNEETYLRRQRIPLFLFLSARK; this is encoded by the coding sequence ATGAGCGAACGGGGATCGGATTTTTACGAAGATGGGGCCAATTTCGAGAAGTATATGGAACGCCGGCAGTGGCAGGAGAATGCCAATGATACGTTGGAGAAGCCTGTAATGCTGGAGTTAGTCGGAGACGTTGGGGGCTTGAGCATATTGGATCTCGGCTGTGGGGATGCGAGGTTCGGAGCAGAACTGTTGGGTCCCGCCCACCGTGGTGGCAGTTATACGGGAATTGAAGGTTCAGTGAATATGATTCAGGCAGCCAATGAATCGATAAAGGGTCAGAACGCACAGATTGAGCAAGCGTATATCGAAGATTGGAGCTATCCCGCAGATACATATGATCTGGTCATATCCAGACTGGCGATTCATTATATTGAGGATGTGGACAGCCTATTTCGCAAGGTATACCACACGTTAAAAGAGAATGGCACATTCGTATTTTCGGTAGAACATCCTGTGATCACGTCCACGTTGCAGCCTTCGGGGGTGCGAACCAACTGGGTTGTCGATCAGTATTTTGTGGAGGGGTTTCGTGAGCAGCAATGGCTTGGAGGTACGGTGAAAAAAATGCATCGCTCCATTGAATCCTACTATATGGCATTACAACAGGCAGGATTTCAAGTACAGCATCTGCGGGAATCGGCGCCTCAGCGTCAGCATTTTGTGAACGAGGAGACGTACCTGCGCAGACAGCGGATTCCGTTGTTTTTATTCCTGTCTGCCCGGAAATAA
- a CDS encoding glycosyltransferase family 2 protein: MADYILLLSIFSIWIAVFESIVIMAGAVRFIQKQDKKGIQIPKNMDHYPTVTVMVPAHNEGLVIVATVEHILRLNYPEDKVQIIVIADNCTDDTAEKLRTFLSQTSYVHRNVTVMERKGTGGKSGALNDGLEISTGEWICIFDADAAPERNSLMFLTQKSLENPEQYGVVFGRNKARNRGQNFLSKCINLEIITSQRVYHTGLWELFQLGSIPGTNYIIKTELIREIGGWDVTAITEDTALSFEILNRGQFIALAPQAEAYQQEPEKVGVYMKQRERWAKGNYQVVLDNIHNLFNRSSWRNKLLVIYYAVSYFWFMLAIIVSDIIFLVNLVYQIIAMFKPEVISPFQFAGDAYVFLVIGWAFMYFIYVLQINLALAADIGQSNTRNFIYACVSYFTYAQLFILISIKAFYSLVMDKIKKRESKWYKTQRFG, translated from the coding sequence GTGGCTGATTATATATTGCTATTATCGATATTTAGTATATGGATTGCCGTATTTGAATCCATAGTCATTATGGCTGGAGCCGTTCGTTTTATCCAAAAACAGGACAAAAAGGGGATTCAGATTCCTAAGAACATGGATCATTATCCAACCGTAACCGTCATGGTACCTGCACATAATGAAGGATTGGTTATTGTAGCTACCGTGGAGCATATCCTGCGTCTGAATTATCCTGAAGATAAGGTTCAGATCATCGTTATTGCGGATAACTGCACGGACGATACAGCGGAGAAGCTGCGGACATTTCTGAGCCAAACCAGTTATGTACATCGGAATGTGACTGTTATGGAGCGTAAGGGTACGGGAGGCAAGTCTGGTGCATTGAATGACGGTCTAGAGATATCTACGGGTGAGTGGATTTGCATCTTTGATGCAGATGCTGCCCCTGAGCGGAATTCCCTGATGTTTCTAACACAGAAGTCTTTGGAAAACCCGGAACAATACGGTGTCGTGTTTGGCAGAAATAAAGCTCGGAACCGGGGACAGAACTTCCTTTCCAAATGCATTAATCTGGAGATCATCACATCACAGCGGGTTTACCACACAGGGCTGTGGGAATTATTCCAGCTGGGTTCCATTCCGGGGACCAATTATATTATTAAAACGGAGCTAATTCGTGAGATTGGCGGCTGGGATGTTACAGCGATCACGGAAGATACGGCATTATCCTTTGAGATTTTGAATCGAGGGCAATTCATTGCCCTTGCGCCCCAGGCAGAAGCCTATCAACAAGAGCCGGAAAAGGTCGGCGTGTATATGAAGCAGCGTGAACGATGGGCAAAAGGGAATTACCAGGTTGTTTTGGATAATATCCATAACCTGTTCAACCGGTCCAGCTGGCGTAACAAGTTGTTGGTTATCTATTATGCGGTCAGTTACTTTTGGTTTATGCTCGCCATCATTGTATCGGATATCATCTTTCTCGTTAATCTAGTCTACCAGATCATTGCGATGTTCAAACCGGAAGTGATTTCACCGTTCCAATTTGCCGGAGATGCGTATGTATTTCTCGTCATTGGATGGGCGTTTATGTACTTTATATATGTATTGCAGATCAATCTTGCACTCGCGGCAGACATTGGACAGAGCAATACTCGTAATTTCATATACGCCTGTGTATCCTATTTTACGTATGCGCAGCTGTTTATTCTTATCTCGATCAAAGCTTTCTACTCTTTGGTAATGGACAAGATCAAGAAACGTGAGAGCAAATGGTACAAAACGCAGCGTTTTGGCTGA
- a CDS encoding diguanylate cyclase domain-containing protein yields MRNKAPIRRIAWGYASLIGLAVIQQLVVYLKIYMNQSYTILDVVFSIASLGALVLGFVIPVGVSVVAGFVYLVSYFVWLVTYADVNVLTFSWWLLIPANVAVAAFVKASLVRSARVMERLQELQERNPQIDPDTSLGNKEALADTVIKQSNLARRYSEQYGFSMAMFKIEFLPLVLESLGSVRYAQFLLELSNTIQKQIRYEDYKFYVDRGRFVIICPMTDVGHLPVLTERIKKAMMDLQMIDKKGNELQTVIRSGALVFQKEQFGKYEDIDAVIAALERNTETDLIGEYI; encoded by the coding sequence ATGAGGAATAAAGCACCCATTCGTCGTATTGCATGGGGATATGCCAGTTTGATCGGATTAGCCGTGATCCAGCAACTCGTTGTCTATCTTAAAATTTATATGAATCAGAGTTATACCATACTGGATGTGGTATTCAGTATCGCCTCGCTTGGTGCGCTGGTTCTTGGTTTTGTGATACCTGTCGGAGTGTCTGTCGTCGCCGGATTTGTATATCTGGTCTCTTACTTTGTCTGGCTTGTTACCTATGCAGATGTGAATGTGCTTACGTTCTCATGGTGGCTATTAATCCCGGCCAATGTGGCTGTGGCTGCTTTTGTTAAGGCAAGTCTTGTGCGCAGTGCCCGTGTCATGGAACGTCTGCAGGAGCTACAGGAACGTAATCCGCAGATTGATCCAGATACATCCTTGGGCAACAAGGAAGCTCTTGCCGATACGGTCATTAAGCAAAGCAATCTTGCCAGACGTTATTCGGAGCAATATGGGTTCAGCATGGCCATGTTCAAGATTGAATTTTTGCCATTGGTACTGGAGTCACTTGGTTCCGTACGATATGCACAGTTTCTGCTTGAGCTGTCCAATACGATCCAAAAGCAAATCCGGTATGAGGATTACAAGTTTTATGTGGATCGGGGACGGTTTGTGATCATTTGCCCGATGACCGATGTGGGGCACTTGCCAGTGCTTACAGAACGGATCAAAAAAGCGATGATGGACCTGCAGATGATTGATAAAAAAGGCAATGAACTACAGACGGTTATTCGATCCGGTGCACTGGTATTCCAGAAGGAACAGTTCGGCAAGTATGAGGATATTGATGCTGTTATTGCCGCGCTGGAACGGAACACAGAGACAGATCTCATTGGAGAGTATATCTAA
- a CDS encoding glycosyl hydrolase family 8 — MNRKRLVWLVILAVGIAAAWIIFMKERFVMNDPSPTVSFVQNHMTNSNGTLATYLQDASSEDPNIVAGREALSESIGLWMQYAVTKNDQVLFEQSYDLLKTYFLMPQNYIAWKLDAEGKSHVTTNALGDDFRIVGALLKAADQWEQGREGKLGTANHIVRTLTQSVQTKGYYVDFHDFANGHSPDILSLVYVDLQALQAMEEHEMLEPGTYNKYESLLKSMPDDGVFYPKTFNVVTKEYTYDDTVNLIDQLIVANHLTATNRTPDKLIAFLKTEFDTRHQLPGQYKRTGRTPAVSYESPSVYGLAMLLAVQSGDPKWAKQLYNHMIALRSLDNAYPGGYVFDGNTHMFDNLFPLLGETELQKFLEK, encoded by the coding sequence ATGAACCGGAAAAGACTGGTGTGGTTGGTCATACTGGCAGTTGGTATCGCGGCAGCATGGATTATTTTTATGAAGGAGCGGTTTGTGATGAACGATCCATCCCCGACAGTCTCTTTTGTACAGAATCATATGACCAACTCGAATGGCACACTGGCCACCTATCTTCAGGATGCTTCGTCAGAAGATCCAAATATTGTGGCAGGTCGGGAGGCTTTGTCTGAATCCATCGGACTGTGGATGCAATACGCCGTAACCAAGAACGATCAGGTGTTATTTGAGCAGAGTTATGATCTCTTAAAGACTTATTTCCTTATGCCTCAAAACTATATTGCCTGGAAGCTGGATGCGGAAGGGAAGTCTCATGTGACCACCAATGCGCTTGGCGATGATTTTCGAATCGTCGGGGCATTATTGAAGGCGGCAGATCAATGGGAGCAGGGCCGGGAGGGGAAGCTGGGAACAGCCAATCATATTGTCCGTACACTGACGCAATCCGTTCAGACCAAGGGGTATTATGTTGATTTTCACGATTTCGCTAATGGACATTCACCGGATATATTAAGTCTGGTTTATGTTGATCTGCAGGCGCTGCAAGCGATGGAAGAGCATGAAATGCTGGAACCAGGAACCTATAACAAATACGAATCTCTGCTGAAAAGCATGCCGGATGACGGCGTATTTTACCCTAAAACCTTTAACGTTGTAACGAAAGAATATACATATGATGATACGGTCAACCTAATCGATCAGCTAATTGTCGCCAACCATTTAACGGCAACCAACCGGACGCCGGACAAGCTTATTGCTTTTCTGAAAACAGAATTCGATACCCGTCATCAGTTGCCGGGCCAATATAAACGTACGGGGCGTACACCCGCCGTATCTTATGAATCTCCATCGGTTTATGGACTCGCCATGCTGCTCGCTGTTCAATCAGGTGATCCAAAATGGGCCAAACAGCTGTATAACCATATGATCGCCTTGCGCAGTCTGGATAACGCTTATCCGGGAGGGTACGTATTTGATGGCAATACACATATGTTTGATAACCTATTCCCTTTACTCGGCGAGACTGAATTACAAAAGTTCCTTGAAAAGTAA
- a CDS encoding MarR family winged helix-turn-helix transcriptional regulator, producing MIARCLDSISNVEFQHLNLSRGQYLYLYRICENPGIIPNQLAELIKVDRTTAARAISKLEADGFVVKQSAMGNKKNKLLYPTDAGLEAWEFIRREGVHSDQVTLEGLTEEEIEIAVKLLRRMRHNIEVDWKFVKKGGRRPYMDQSE from the coding sequence ATGATTGCCCGCTGTCTGGATTCGATCAGCAACGTTGAATTCCAACATCTGAACTTGTCTCGTGGACAGTATTTGTATCTTTATCGCATATGTGAGAATCCTGGTATTATCCCCAACCAGCTCGCTGAATTAATCAAAGTGGATCGGACCACTGCGGCCAGAGCCATCAGCAAACTGGAAGCGGACGGGTTTGTCGTCAAACAGTCGGCAATGGGTAATAAAAAGAATAAGTTGTTATATCCGACTGATGCTGGTCTTGAAGCCTGGGAGTTCATCCGCAGGGAGGGTGTTCATTCGGACCAGGTAACGCTGGAGGGCTTAACGGAGGAAGAGATTGAGATTGCGGTTAAGCTGCTGCGCCGGATGCGCCACAATATTGAGGTGGATTGGAAATTCGTCAAAAAGGGCGGCCGCCGACCTTATATGGATCAATCTGAATGA
- a CDS encoding GNAT family N-acetyltransferase, translating into MNTTIVEANNQELLDACFAIRTAIFVEEQGVPAEDEFDAYDALDTEAKHILLYVDGVPAASSRLRVVENVAKLERICVMIDYRKHGLGRVLIDKLEQMALAQGLEKAKLHAQVQASGFYERLGYTAASDVFMEDGIPHLLMTKKLK; encoded by the coding sequence ATGAATACAACTATTGTTGAAGCTAATAACCAGGAATTGCTCGACGCCTGCTTCGCCATTCGTACCGCTATTTTTGTTGAAGAGCAAGGGGTGCCGGCTGAGGACGAATTCGATGCTTATGATGCACTGGATACGGAAGCAAAACATATCCTGCTCTACGTAGACGGCGTTCCTGCCGCCTCTTCCAGACTACGTGTGGTCGAAAATGTTGCCAAATTGGAACGGATCTGTGTCATGATCGATTATCGGAAACATGGACTTGGTCGTGTGCTGATCGATAAGCTGGAGCAGATGGCTCTCGCTCAAGGGCTTGAGAAGGCCAAGCTGCACGCACAGGTACAAGCCTCCGGATTCTACGAACGTCTCGGATACACGGCAGCCTCGGACGTATTCATGGAAGATGGCATTCCTCATCTACTGATGACCAAAAAACTGAAATAA
- the rlmN gene encoding 23S rRNA (adenine(2503)-C(2))-methyltransferase RlmN encodes MIKSSIYGLTLEQLRDWLPEHGQKKSRASRIWEWLYQERVHDFTDMTDVRQECLDVISEHFTMNSLSEHVKQESADGTVKFLLRMQDGNLIETVLMRQKYGLTVCVTTQVGCNIGCSFCASGLIKKSRDLSGGEIVEQIMHVQQYLDAAGQGERVTNVVVMGIGEPFDNFQNMTDFIEVIKHRKGLALAAKRITVSTSGLPDKIKEFADSSLQVNLAISLHAPNNELRTHIMKINRAFPIEQLMDAVDYYLATTNKRIMFEYILLRDVNDQREHAAELAELLSSRKSMVSINLIPYNPVDEHSQYQRSTEESILGFYDTLKKNNINATVRMEHGTDIDAACGQLRSKQMKNNAAESQPGRLALG; translated from the coding sequence ATGATTAAATCATCCATATATGGATTAACATTAGAGCAACTACGTGACTGGCTGCCGGAGCACGGACAGAAGAAATCCCGTGCTTCCCGCATCTGGGAATGGTTATATCAGGAGCGTGTGCACGATTTTACAGACATGACGGACGTGCGTCAGGAATGTCTAGATGTCATTTCCGAGCACTTCACGATGAACTCGCTGAGTGAACATGTGAAGCAGGAATCCGCTGACGGCACCGTGAAATTTCTGCTGCGTATGCAGGACGGTAATCTGATTGAAACAGTTTTAATGCGCCAAAAATACGGTCTCACTGTATGTGTAACTACTCAAGTGGGATGTAATATTGGTTGCAGCTTCTGCGCGAGCGGGCTGATCAAGAAGAGCCGCGATCTGTCCGGTGGTGAGATTGTAGAACAGATTATGCATGTACAACAGTATCTTGATGCAGCTGGTCAAGGCGAGCGGGTAACTAACGTGGTCGTAATGGGAATTGGCGAGCCGTTTGACAATTTCCAGAACATGACTGACTTTATTGAAGTGATCAAGCATCGTAAAGGACTGGCGCTTGCGGCCAAACGGATCACCGTATCCACGAGTGGGCTGCCTGACAAGATCAAGGAATTTGCAGACAGCAGTCTGCAGGTTAATCTGGCGATCTCCCTGCACGCACCGAATAACGAACTGCGGACACATATCATGAAGATCAACCGGGCCTTCCCGATTGAACAATTGATGGATGCAGTGGATTATTACCTGGCTACGACGAACAAGCGTATTATGTTTGAGTATATTTTGCTCCGGGACGTCAACGATCAGCGGGAACATGCAGCAGAACTGGCTGAACTGTTGTCCAGTCGTAAGAGTATGGTCAGCATCAATCTGATTCCGTATAATCCGGTGGATGAGCACAGTCAGTATCAACGGAGTACGGAAGAGTCCATTCTGGGCTTCTATGATACGTTGAAAAAGAATAACATTAACGCAACTGTACGCATGGAACATGGTACCGATATCGATGCAGCATGCGGACAATTGCGCAGTAAGCAGATGAAAAATAACGCCGCCGAATCTCAGCCAGGTCGTCTGGCTTTGGGATAA